The following are from one region of the Bradysia coprophila strain Holo2 unplaced genomic scaffold, BU_Bcop_v1 contig_112, whole genome shotgun sequence genome:
- the LOC119073059 gene encoding 5'-nucleotidase domain-containing protein 3-like, with product MNYRVLCHKRLLQSFGYTSSRLWIQNFQTKLKYPWNGQLCLLNDSSINQRCYSTKEKFDEIYTKTKQKFLSKKLPQDVDLTSVFACNELDLDEISVYGFDYDYTLACYKQSLHYLLYNLGRDILVQNYKYPKEILNLDYLPGFAVRGLHYDIEKGLLLKLDSFLQIQFDTVYRGLTPVSEAEVLQLYKNRIIPIAYVEGKKGQHDLRGSAKMVQLADLFSVPEMTLLCNVAEFFIQSGKSYHPEILFRDIKKSISASHPIMHSYVTKDVGKYIDTNVNLRQYFKKLVEAKKQLFLVTNSPYYFVNKGMEMLAGDDWQRFFDVVIVNARKPRFFTDLSRPIREFDVTTNTHLWDRVVALDKGKIYYEGTLKQLLDLTKWSGENVLYFGDHPYSDLADVTLEHGWRTGAIISELTHEINTLNNEEFKANANWLQMLTQMIEDHQDNESEAARSAVRAWHDERDALRHQTKCVFNQQFGSVFRTYHNPTYFSRRLFRFADIYTSNITNLLKYSVSHTFYPRRGVMPHEYTSYFM from the exons ATGAATTATCGTGTACTGTGCCACAAACGATTGCTGCAGTCATTTGGTTACACTTCTTCCCGTCTTtggattcaaaattttcaaactaaaTTGAAATACCCTTGGAACGGACAACTGTGTCTGTTAAACGATTCGTCAATTAATCAGCGCTGCTATTCCaccaaagaaaaattcgatgaaatttaCACGAAAACGAAGCAGAAATTCTTGT CGAAAAAACTTCCACAAGACGTCGATTTGACGAGTGTGTTTGCGTGCAACGAATTAGATCTTGACGAAATCAGTGTCTACGGCTTCGACTATGACTACACACTAGCTTGCTATAAACAGTCACTGCACTATTTACTGTACAATCTTGGCCGTGACATATTGGTCCAGAACTACAAATATCCCAAAGAAATTCTCAATCTCGACTACCTGCCCGGATTTGCGGTTCGTGGCCTCCATTATGACATCGAAAAAGGGCTGCTGCTCAAATTGGACTCATTTCttcaaatccaattcgatACGGTGTATCGTGGTCTGACACCTGTCAGTGAAGCTGAGGTGTTGCAACTGTACAAGAATCGCATCATACCGATCGCGTATGTCGAAGGGAAAAAGGGTCAACATGATCTGCGTGGTAGTGCGAAAATGGTTCAGTTGGCTGATCTGTTTTCCGTGCCCGAAATGACACTGTTATGCAATGTGGCCGAGTTTTTCATTCAGAGCGGCAAGAGCTACCATCCGGAAATTCTGTTTCGTGACATAAAGAAGTCGATCAGTGCCAGCCATCCGATAATGCACAGTTACGTGACGAAAGACGTGGGGAAGTACATCGACACGAATGTCAATTTGAGACAGTACTTCAAGAAATTGGTGGAGGCTAAGAAGCAGCTGTTTTTGGTCACCAACAGTCCGTACTATTTCGTCAACAAGGGAATGGAAATGCTGGCTGGCGATGATTGGCAACGGTTTTTCGATGTTGTTATTGTGAACGCTAGGAAGCCTCGATTTTTTACCGATCTGTCTCGACCAATACGAGAATTCGATGTAACGACGAACACTCACCTTTGGGATCGCGTTGTTGCTTTAGATAagggaaaaatttattatgag GGAACCCTGAAACAACTTCTCGATCTGACCAAATGGAGCGGCGAAAATGTGCTGTATTTCGGCGACCATCCGTACAGTGATCTAGCTGATGTTACTCTGGAACATGGCTGGAGGACAGGTGCAATCATTTCGGAACTGACT CACGAAATCAACACGCTCAACAACGAAGAGTTCAAGGCGAACGCGAACTGGCTGCAGATGTTAACTCAAATGATTGAAGACCATCAAGATAACGAGTCCGAGGCAGCGAGAAGTGCAGTGAGAGCTTGGCATGACGAACGCGATGCTTTGAG GCACCAGACGAAGTGCGTGTTCAACCAACAGTTTGGTAGTGTGTTCCGGACGTATCACAATCCGACGTATTTCTCCCGCCGTTTGTTTCGATTCGCGGACATCTACACCAGCAACATaacgaatttattgaaatattccGTGTCGCATACGTTCTATCCACGGCGCGGTGTTATGCCACATGAGTACACTTCGTACTTTATGTAA